A part of bacterium genomic DNA contains:
- a CDS encoding Fic family protein → MAEGIYFPLGNRDAARSAALDWKPELAAALSAADRAVGQLHGAAKWLPSARQIAHLFAHKEAEFSSRIEGTQTTLGELLAVEAGASVARRSANLREVANHVMALEYGIARLAELPLSLRLVRELHARLMDGVRGGDAHPGEFRRVQNWIGPPGCGVEDATFVPPPRNELPQLLGEWESFLHDRTLPPLVQIALAHHQFEEIHPFLDGNGRVGRLLITLFLVERDILPTPLLYLSAFFEATRPEYYRRLQAVRDEGDWQGWLLYFLRGVAWQAEDAVRRAERINEFVTGWRTLAAGSASTAVPKLVDLLAENPYWTVKRAAERLDVAYTTAQRAIERLVEAGVMQQVGEAKRNRIFCATEILAVLEEPTRLDAEPR, encoded by the coding sequence ATGGCTGAAGGCATCTATTTCCCCCTTGGGAACCGAGACGCTGCCAGGAGCGCAGCGCTCGATTGGAAGCCAGAGCTCGCTGCCGCCCTTTCGGCCGCGGACCGTGCCGTCGGCCAGCTTCACGGTGCGGCGAAATGGCTCCCCAGTGCGCGCCAGATCGCCCATCTCTTTGCGCACAAAGAGGCTGAGTTCTCGAGCCGGATCGAAGGGACCCAGACGACTCTCGGTGAGCTGTTGGCGGTGGAGGCCGGGGCTTCGGTTGCGCGCCGCTCTGCCAACCTTCGCGAGGTCGCCAACCACGTGATGGCTCTGGAGTACGGGATCGCGCGCCTGGCCGAGCTGCCCCTCTCGCTCCGCCTGGTCCGGGAGCTGCACGCTCGGCTGATGGACGGCGTGCGAGGCGGCGACGCCCATCCGGGAGAATTCCGGCGCGTCCAGAACTGGATCGGGCCGCCCGGGTGCGGGGTCGAGGATGCCACGTTCGTCCCGCCGCCTCGGAACGAACTCCCGCAGTTGCTCGGCGAGTGGGAATCCTTCCTCCACGACCGAACGCTCCCGCCGCTCGTCCAGATCGCGCTAGCCCACCATCAGTTCGAGGAGATTCATCCTTTCCTGGACGGAAATGGGCGCGTAGGGAGGCTTCTGATCACGCTCTTTCTGGTGGAGCGCGACATCCTGCCAACCCCATTGCTTTACCTGAGCGCGTTCTTCGAAGCGACGCGCCCGGAGTACTACCGGCGGCTTCAAGCGGTCCGAGACGAGGGCGACTGGCAGGGCTGGCTGCTCTACTTCCTGCGCGGCGTCGCGTGGCAGGCGGAAGACGCGGTGCGGCGTGCCGAGCGGATCAACGAGTTCGTGACTGGCTGGCGGACGTTAGCGGCCGGGTCTGCGTCGACTGCCGTACCGAAGCTGGTCGACCTCCTGGCGGAGAACCCGTACTGGACGGTGAAGCGGGCGGCCGAGCGGCTCGACGTCGCGTACACGACCGCTCAGCGTGCGATCGAGAGACTGGTCGAGGCCGGTGTCATGCAGCAGGTCGGCGAGGCAAAGCGCAATCGGATCTTCTGCGCGACGGAGATCCTTGCGGTGCTCGAAGAGCCGACTCGGCTCGACGCGGAGCCGAGATAG